A genome region from Solirubrobacter pauli includes the following:
- a CDS encoding AIM24 family protein translates to MTDMGAPLDQYAEVETGEAFTLQNPRLLKVELSETTVMARNGSMVAYQGDVHFEHKGGGLGRMLKKAATGEALRLMQASGSGELFLANDAMLVHVLSLQNDSLTVNGKNILAFEAGIEWDVTRIKGGATGALAGGLFNIQLRGTGLVALLSDGEPLRLDVAEAPTFVDPQAAIAWSGGVSTNLKTDMQAKSLIGLGSGESVQLGLSGQGWVLVQPSEGRQVVTS, encoded by the coding sequence ATGACGGACATGGGCGCACCGCTCGACCAGTACGCCGAGGTAGAGACCGGTGAGGCGTTCACGCTGCAGAACCCGCGGCTGCTGAAGGTCGAGCTGTCCGAGACCACGGTGATGGCGCGCAACGGCTCGATGGTCGCCTACCAGGGCGACGTGCACTTCGAGCACAAGGGCGGTGGGCTCGGCCGGATGCTCAAGAAGGCCGCGACCGGCGAGGCGCTGCGGCTGATGCAGGCCAGCGGCAGCGGCGAGCTGTTCCTGGCCAACGACGCGATGCTCGTGCACGTGCTGTCGCTCCAGAACGACTCGCTGACCGTCAACGGCAAGAACATCCTCGCGTTCGAGGCGGGGATCGAGTGGGACGTTACGCGGATCAAGGGCGGCGCGACGGGCGCGCTCGCGGGCGGCCTGTTCAACATCCAGCTTCGCGGCACGGGCCTCGTGGCGCTGCTGTCCGACGGCGAGCCGCTGCGGCTGGACGTCGCCGAAGCGCCGACGTTCGTGGACCCGCAGGCCGCGATCGCCTGGTCGGGCGGCGTGAGCACGAACCTGAAGACCGACATGCAGGCCAAGTCGCTGATCGGCCTCGGCTCGGGCGAGAGCGTCCAGCTCGGGCTGTCCGGTCAGGGCTGGGTGCTCGTCCAGCCGTCCGAGGGCCGCCAGGTCGTCACGAGCTGA